The DNA region CATATATGTTTCTTGTGAATTTTCTATAAAGTCTACACCCACGTAAAATGAGtatgttaataattgtaatctgCTTTTCCAGGTTCATGTAATTCACTCTATTCTTCTTCAAAAAGCACCTGATGGGCTGTTGTACCATGTCCTCCAGATTATAGGCCCTCTTTCGAGGCAGCTCGGTGGCTTAACTCAATTTATTCCCATCCCCAAAAGGGACATCATAGCCGTTAGACgtctatttatttcaaatgcatTTTCTGTCATAGTCTCAAAATTGGTATTCGAAACATCATTACAGCAATTTTGAATCCTAAGCTTCGTGAACTTGCTTGATTAAAAgccatatttttaacaagttttaCACATCACTAAATTACTAATTGCATAAAAAACTGACACAAAGTGAAGAATGATCCATGAGTTGGatcaaccaaaatattttcattataacaGTCCTAACAATAACACTGGTTGGTCTCGTAGTAAACGTAACTTTCTAATGTTGAGTGGAACGCTGTAATTCAAAGAGAGATATGCATAGTAAAGTTTAGTGTGTTATTTTTGAAGGTATACACTatcgttttttttattttttcaatgttcCACACATGAAAACCAAGGAAAACTCCTCGCTACTAGCTGATCAGCTACAAAATGTTACAGGAGCTCGTATCGCAATCGTCAAAGAATTCAAAGATAATAGCATGGGGAGGAATTTGTTATAATGGCCGTACAGAATTGTACACATATTAACACACAATGGCCGGCCCTCTATATGTCAGGAATATTGTCAAtggtataatttcaaatttttaagctGCTATCGGTGACAACGTTTTTGTTGGCGATAATGCTTGTTCGAATAGGAGTTGTGCTTGAACGGTTTGAAACGTTGGATACTGAGACCCCATAACTTCCCTCAAGGTCACCTGTCCTAAATCCTATCAAGCATGCATAAGCATGCATCAGAACTTTAAGCTATTACTTCAACAACATGcctcaaaaataattgaagcaTGCATAGAAACTcatacaatttactttatgatTTCTACATGATTATAACATCATAAATTGTAAAGGGAAGTGGAGTTTACTAagagtttttcaatttatacctGTTAAAGACAACCCATACAATGGTAAAGCTTATATTTCACTGCTAGGCTTTGTGTGAGAAAGCCTATGTATGAAACTTCGACGAAGTTTGAAACGGTTTAATCACagtcttttttaaaatgaaaataaaaatgctttcgactttattgaattaaaataaaaaatacataatataatacatacaaaCGTCATTGTTATCGAGAAATATACCTAAATCAACAGTTTGGAATATAATTAGGCATTAttgtcaaattatatatatatatatatatattaggcAAATCTTTGGAacgttcaaaattaatttctgaaagaaataaaaaaatattaatgaaaattttgcaAAAATGGTTGAATTTTAGCGACAAATCGAAATTCGACGTTTGTGTTGGTGATTGCCTAAAACTCACGGTAAAGTTTCCCAAAGGAGTTATTATTTGGAGTAGGAGGACGCTACAGTAATAGGATCTTTGATTTATTGATGGCACTGAAAACGCTGCAAAGTATCAACAAACACTGCAAAATAGTCGTAAAAGTATAGAAAAACTGGATGttgtcaaaaattatacttttcaaCGGGATGGAGCCCGTCATACATTGAAAACCACAAAAAATGGCGACAACAATATCAATGTTCTTTGTTGGCCTTCCAGCAGTCCTGATCTGAATTTCATTGAAACAGTATGGTATAcattgaaacaaatattaacacaACGGATATTACTCCAAATTTAGGCCAAAATAGAGAAGATTTGGCATGAATTTACTCCGGAAAAGTGTAGGCTCCTAGAGAAGTCAATGCCTAAACGAATTCAAGCGGTCATTAAAGTGATATGTGATATGACTCCATATCAAACAATGTCGTACTTTGtcccaatatttatttgtcacaCCAAATTGATACTTTTCTTCTTTATAAGTTATAATACAAGTATACAAgagtattttgttatttgtgttcgtacattgttttcattaattgttaGTAAGCTACTCTCCCCAGGTCGTTGTGGTAAGGGGGAAAGCTATAGCAGCCTTTGTtgctttgaaatctttcttcctttctaaacgCCTTTCCTCTTCTCTTAAGCTGCGCGTTTTTAACGCGACAGTCCGCTCTCTCTTCACCTAAGCTCTTCCTATATAGGGCACCGCCGCTCCTTGGCTCATTAGGTCCCTGCAAGGGACCTACATGAGGCTAGTGAGGTCGGCCCTTGGTGTCCCATACTATGTTCGTAACAGTCAagtctgtttcgaatacaacatttcctctctttCGGAGCTGCGGCGcaagcatgccctcaatctccggagatctatctttcaacactctaatccggagattgcatgcttgtatgatatccaaccctgtgaatccgacagatacaagagaccttgtctcttggctgtctagacctctgcatctctttgggacatcttttctttactatgtagcgattgctACGTACCTCTTTATGTTTCCCTtctttctattttcctaaacctttatggttaactactcttaggccataatcttcggatcggtgcccggagaggggtttttagtcggtaaagtccggcactacgtcttgtagatttcctcctctttgttccaataaaaaaaaagttagtaAGCTAAGGATATAGTATTCTACATAGTGTCTCTGGGCATTTACGTAcagaaatttgaaagaaattttttgttgttttagttattaaatttctgttttttcggcatattaagaataaaaatataaaaaatattgtaaaatattgtttttaatattaacatcgttaaaatattaattatgaatgagGCATCCCGTACCTACCCGCATTTGAGTAGAGGTCTTTGTTCGGTAGATCATCATAATATTATCGATGTTTTCATCCGCTTGCACATTGTGGTGCAATGGTGTTTCACGTAACGCAGTTAATCCAGTGACGTCAGATttacattaaaagtaaaaagtagGGATATAAAATAGTAGAAGCTTCTTAAAAGTTCTAAGTAATTAATGTGAatgtattaaagaaatatatgattttaataataatggaatatTTAGTGTATTTTTGTATGATTTCATTAAGATGTGTccttaaactttagtattttagtTACATATTATGGTACTTACAAATAATATGGCAGTGTTGCCTTAACATTACTTAAATAATCTGGGCCTCTCTTTCAATTTTATCGTCACCAATATTTGTATAAGTATATTTGATATCATGatctaaaataaacaagattaGAAATAATTGAGTGATATAGTATATGTATagtaaaattgtgttttctgAATTTGAGTTTGGTAAGTTTActttaatctaaaataaatgactaatgtttttatattgttatatatattgagtttgtatgtatatgtataattactCTCTTAAGGTCAGCTGGGAAACCCAAACCTCTATTTAGatgcaatataatttatattttatttaaaataattacactacaTAATTTCCTCcgttattcattttgtactaACCTAACCCAAATCAAAATCATTTCTACTTAAATCtcatcttaaacaaaataaatgcgcATTGTTACAGAAGTACcacacttttgaaaaatatgtaatttctacacaactttaaataaaattgttaatattttgttattcgtTATAACCACCTGTGAAcggttttttgaaaatattttattaaatatgtaattattgacAATGGAACATCGTTATTTTCAGtgataaatttcaacttcAATAACTTCatcaaaagtttaaaatgtttcgtcATTTGACCTCgccttaatttttttcatgttttggCCTTTTTATATGTgtatgataattatattttgttttcgagtttttatttgtgttgtaaaattgtattctTCATAAAAAATCCCAAAAAACAAGATTTCACAAAAAATCAACTTAGACTTGAGGCACGTGTCgtttgttcattaaaaaaattcttagttttttcttaccaaaataaatctttttaggAGGCGTcgcaagaaatttaatttttaatgaccaGTCTAacacacatatttattttaccaaaaaataaatctaaatgatattttttacttacttcTTAGTCGACAAAAGTAACtgtttaactattattttatatgtttcatacaatgtttctaataataaattattcattcgaTCTCAATTCTACTGAAGTTCTTGTCAAATAGGTGTTAACAATTTGTTCTCGTTGTTCAACGATGGTTCAGTGGTTccataataatcaaaagattTGTTGCCAAACAGTATACGAAATTTTCAGTTAGTATTGTGTTAATGTTATGTTAATATTCTCGTTTTATATGAATAACTTTAACGATTTCTCAAGTTCAAATCGAAAAACCCGTGAAAGCAATTTTCTCaaatacaaatcaaaaaaataatatactgtGACTTCCTTGGAAAACAATTATAGATGTTAATTAACCGTTTCTCCCATGTCTAACGACAGTGGGAATTCCACCATGTAATCGCAACAGTAACTTTTGTTAAGTAGACTGAGCCTCACTTTCAatttactcattttattttaaagattgtatttttttaatacgtcaaataaatttaaataattttatgtttcatattattttattattattcatgactaaaattattttatttatgatatatttcaaATCGGTCCTTTTGAATTCCACTGAAATCTTTATATTATCctactgaatatttatttccaattttatttaatcaatcgaaaataaaacaattttcataagCATGTCGTTTATTTTTGGAATAGTGGTAACTGATGTTTCATTtgattgaaacaaatttaacgTTGGACGCCTAATTagctttctaataaaatataattcatctCAGTCGGGACTACTCTTCACTCAGGATGCTACTTTaagtaaaatcataatttgaacataaataatttattattattcagcgAATACAAATTAGCCTAAaactaagaaataaaatttataaaactgttttattgtaaactaGTGTTATAATatgaaagttattaataaccaaaaatgttctattttataataaatatttttttatattttcatttacagaATACTACTTAACGATTTATGATGGAAGTAGACAACTCTTCTGATCCTGGTGGGGCTGAAAATACTCATGAAGAAAAAACACATAGAAAGTTTATAGATTATGTGCTTGATCAAGAAAATTTCGTTACGCATATAACAGAAGAGGATTTAAAAAACACAATCGGTTAttcaaatcagaaaattaataGTCAAACAATAACACAAAATGAAGAGgagaaaattgtatatatggAAACTGTTCCGTTCGTCGAGGCCGCTTTAAAAGAAGCAGAAAAGACTAGAACTGAAAATGGTGCTGTTACATTTAGCACTACCGGAGGTGCCTGTTtagacttttatttaaatattatggagGGTTCTAAAGGAAATCAAACACTTGATTTGTTGCAGAAAGCCTGGGATGAATCACCCCTTTCTGCTTTTAAATTGGTGGCTTCTTTAAGAGATATCAAGAAGGGTAAAGGTATCAGAACTCAATATCAATATTGTCTTTATTGGTTATATAATAACCATCCTTTaacattgtataataatttggaGGAATTAGTCACGTTTGGGTATTGGAAAGACTTACTTCACTTCATAATGACAATTTGCTTTAATGGATTTGTACCCACTTATTTAGTTGGCGATGATTGTggaaagaaatctaaaaaaaatatattcaccaACGATGAATACAGTTTAAAAGTTTTGGAATATTTTGGCCAACCAGGCTGTATATACCCTAAAGAAGAAATTGAACAATTGAACACTATTAGAGaacaaattagaaattttaaatcaattgctAGAAAGAAGGAGaaacaaatgaataataatgttagGTGTTTCCCATTTTTcggaacaaaataaaagcacATTACAAGATTTAATCGAAGAGGAACGAAGAGCGATAAAAGCtataacagaaaaaatgagcgcattaagattgaaatacgcaagagaaaaatttaaaaatgatcttAAATATCGTATTTTTCATGTTAAAGTTGCTCAAATATTTgctcaacaattaattaaagataaaaaagaaaGTGAACATTCTacgaaaaaaatatcattagcAGGGAAATGGGCACCGTCTCTGAAAAAGCATTTTGATCGTTACACCTTAATTGGCACCACGATATCTActgagatttttaaaattaccaaaGATCTTGGATACAGTCCTGAAGACTTTCCTAATCTATGTTTTGAACATGAAGAATGCCCTTttgcaaaacaaatttatttagctCGTAAAAATTACCgtacaaattattatgtgaAACTACATACAGATCTCAAAGTACCCGAAATATTTATGACGTCTGGGAAATGGcaagaaattgaatataacAGAGTTCCTGCGAAGTGTATGACTAAAAATCGTTCAAGTTTTTTGAAACATGATAAAAGTAGATTCGAAGAGTTTATCATGAGTCCTTATAAGAAAGTCGCAGGTGGCACATTGACACCCATACAGCTCATCAATCGCGCCTTCAAAGTAATGAAGTTGAAACCAAACAAGAATATTGAGGAAACATTATTACAAAAACAGTGGGAATCGCTAGTAGAGTCGATTCAATCGAAAAGTAATTGCCTTTTATCAAATGCCGTCAGTATTTGTGATGTAAGTGCATCTATGGATGGTGATCCGATGCTTGCAGCTATCGGACTGACATTAATGACGttagaaaaatctaatcctccttggaataatatttgtataacttTCAGTGAACATCCACAGTTTCATAAGGTTAATCCTGACATCACTTTCATTGAAAAAGTAAATtcacttaaaaatatgatatgggATGCTAATACTAACTTTGATGCAGTGTTTGATTTAATTCTTGACTtggcaaaaaaaaataatttaaaacaatctgAGATGCCGAGTATACTTTTAGTTTTTACTGATATGGAATTTGACGAAGCATTTCATAAAcccaataaaactaattttgaaaatgccAAACAAAAATTCGAAgctaataattatgaaatgccTAATGTGGTATTTTGGAATTTAAGAGCTAAAGCGAAAGGTAAAGAGACATCACCTGTTCAAAAGGATGAAAATGGGGTTCTGCTTCTGTCCGGATACTCTTCTAAAATGTTgtcatatattttagatttcacCGATGATAATTTTGCGGAAGACATTTCCCATAAATTAACTCcagaagaatttttaaatcaggTGGTGAATGATGAACGTTATAGTAATTTGGtgatttatgattaattacaaaaactatatatatatatatatatatatatatatatatatatatatatatatatatatatatacaatattattattaaacatttatttttatatcaagtcaataattatgattattataaaatagaataattactttagtttcttttttcaaaagtgtgagtttttattttttatacattaattctGTTCATTAATATGAACCTATCGATAATACATGATGACTAACGCTGAGCTACGTAACATGCTCTGAAGACGTGTCATTCAGACGGCAACACATGAATAGTGTGTTAACACTAATTATTtagtgttattatttaattattatattattgttattatttatattattattgttattatttaattatctgtaTTATTGTGATTTGAATAAACATGTTTGGTTACCAAAGTACCAGGGTATTATTTACTGCAATTACCAGGGCACCACAAGTGGCGACGAGGATTTTATTCGAACCAAGGTAGTAGAAAATCTcaatcaaaagtaaataatgcGCAGAGAACCTTAATGCGAGTGGCTACAGGCTAGAAAGAAAGGGTAGAGAACCTCAATACGAGCGGCTACAGGCCAAGAAAAAAAAGGGCAGAATATCTTCAATATAACACATCGTTCAATAAGTCCCGAGACTAACAacgaaaacaacatttttttttttcaaaaatcatttttattcctCAATATAATTTCCTTTTAGAGTGATACAATCGTTCCAACGCCTTTCCAACATTTCTAtaccatgtttataaaaggatttatccTTTGCTTCAAAATAGAATTCAGTTTCGGCAATGACCTCCTCATTCGAGCCCAATTTTTTTCCCTAGAGCATTTTCTTGAGATCAGCAAAGAGCCAGTAGTCGCTGGGGGATGGGGAAGCAAATCAAAGCCCAACTCGTTCAATTTTGCCATTCCTTTCATGGACTTGTGGCATGATGCATTGTCTTGGTGAAAAAGGACTTTTCTTCTTCATGTGCGGTCGTTTTGCTGCGATCTCCTCCTTCAAACGTACCAACAagtcaatataataattactgttGACCGATTTACCTTTTTCCAGGTAGTTAATGAAAATCACGCCATGTGTATCCCAAAAACAGACGCCATGACTTTGCCAGCAGACTGCTGCGTTTTTGGACGCTTTAGGCGGCTTTCGCCGGCCATGCGCCACTCAGATGATTGCCGATTCGACTCCGGAGTGAAATGATGTATTCATGTTTCATCCATGGTCACGTATCGACGCAGGAAATCCTTTTTATTGCGAGTAAATAGCAATAAACAGCTCTCTGAATCGTCGACTCGTTGCTGTTTTTGATCCACTGAAAGCAATCGCGACTCCCACTTggaaaaaatctttttcatGCTCAATTTTTCGTGAAGGATTGTAAATACGCTTCCAGATGATATCTCACGGACCTCATTTtgcgattttttattatgatttttaacacTTCACTCACATTTTCCGGTGTTACGGCTTCCAATGGCCTACCCGAACGTTTCGCATCTTTTGTGTCCGTACGGCCACGTTTAAACTCAGCATACCACCGACAAATCGTTGGTTTGGATGGGGAGGTATCCGGGTAATGTTTTTCAAGTCATTGCTGGGCTTCTACGGTGTTTTTacccattaaaaaacaatgttttatcaatACGCGAAACTCGCTcttttccatttttcaaacaaattacaaagtgacTTTACTCTAACCTCGATAACTCTGCAGTTTGTGGTCCGATCGACGTGAAATTTTTGCACGTTTCATGTAAAGGTTCGTACTCTTGCGAAAACGTGGCCAGTTTGGTACTACTAGCACCATATCTGGGTTAGTCTCGAGACTTATTGAACGATGTGTTAAGTGGCTATAGGCCAGGAATATATCAAAACAAAGACACAATTTCGAAcgtgaaaaacaaaataaataatattacgtaAGATAACGGACCCAGGAATTAAGCCATTCCTATGCGACAACATTGACAAAGTGTCAATCCGATCCGAATGGAAAAAGTGGTTACGTTCATAAAGTTATGCCTAGTATTAGAAGAAATAACTTCTTCTAAACAAAGAAGTAAATTACTACATTTGGGTGGAGCACAGCTTCAAGAAGTAGCTTATAATATTGCTGAAGCAATTATTGCGGATTCGACCAAggttaatgtttttgaaactCTTGTCAACAAACTAACCAATCACTTTTCGCCAAAACAAAGTTCAACATTCGAAAGACATATCCTTCGTAACATTAAAACGGAAGAAGgagacaattttaataaatttctcttAAAGATACGTAACAATGCCAAAGAAgtcttagaaataaatataaaagaaaaaattgttgatacaTGGGCCTCAGTAGACCTTAAGAGGAAATTGCTAGAAAAAGAACGAACATTAGACGAGGTAATTGAACTTTGCTTGATTGAAGAACACATAAAGGATCAATCCAAAGCCATGGATACCTCATCGGATGGACCAAGTATATCTGGAATaaacgttaataaaattaaacttcaacAAAACACATGTATTAGATGTGGAAGAAAGGATCATGTAGGAAGTTCGTGGAAGTGTCCCGGCcgaaaagaaaaatgttacaaatgtGCTAAAGTAGGACATTTTGCTGCATGTTGCAGATCTAggaaatcaaataaaagagaaaATGAACAGAACGAAAACGGGTCGACAAGAATAAAACGATTTAAACCTATAAATCGACTTGCCCTACAAGAATCTGACTCTGAAGACAATagcaaaaacaatttcgagtgtttttaaataatgcacAACCAAGGAAGTTCAAACATGGTTGATGAAGGGGTGTAAAGTATTTTCCCGActgaatttataacaatttttataacacataAGGGGATGTTTCGATACAAAAGGCCAATATTCAGTGTTAACTCTGCGCCAGAGATTTTCCAACGCATCTTCGAAAATATACTATCCGACTGCAACAAATGTTTGAACTACCTGGATGACGTAATAGTTTATGAAGATAATGAAAATGAACAcgacaaatatcttaaaaaggTACTAAAGACATTCAAAGAAAGTAATGTACAgcttaatgaaacaaaatgtGTTTACAAGGTCCAAGATCTTACAATTCTAGGTCATAAACCATCAAGTAAGGGAATTGATGCTGACCAAACTAAAGTGGAgacagtaattaattttcgacCCCCTAACACCAAAGAAGAGGTAAGGAGTTTTTTAGGTCTGGTAACCTACCTCGGAAAATTTATTCCTGACTTGACCGACCCACTATgacaattaacaaaaactaatgtaaaatttttgtggAAAGATGAACATCagcaacattttaataacctGAAGGTTGCACTATCCAAACTACCAACTTTGGCTTATTTCGACCCAAGGCTTAGAACCCGTTTGGTAGTTGATGCCAGACCAGTGGCTCTAGGGGCAGTACCTCTTCAATTTGATAAACAACAGAACCCAAAGGTGATCGCTTTCGCAAGCAAAAGCCTTTCGGAAGTTGAGCGTCGATATTCGCAAACGGAAAAGGACTCCGTTTCCCGGCTATGCCAAATTACATCGCATAGAACGTTTgacaaagaaaatgaaaagcaCGTATTTTCCTTAGTGGAAATAAATACGCCAGAAGCAATGTGAATTTCACAAGTCATTTCGGAAAGCACAACAGATCcggaaataaaagaaattatgagCATGATTGATAAAGATTATTGGGttttaaacactaaaaatcaattttttccatttagaATTGAGCTATGCACTTTGGGTCCAGTTCCTGTT from Aethina tumida isolate Nest 87 chromosome 1, icAetTumi1.1, whole genome shotgun sequence includes:
- the LOC126265542 gene encoding uncharacterized protein LOC126265542 isoform X1, producing the protein MLGVSHFSEQNKSTLQDLIEEERRAIKAITEKMSALRLKYAREKFKNDLKYRIFHVKVAQIFAQQLIKDKKESEHSTKKISLAGKWAPSLKKHFDRYTLIGTTISTEIFKITKDLGYSPEDFPNLCFEHEECPFAKQIYLARKNYRTNYYVKLHTDLKVPEIFMTSGKWQEIEYNRVPAKCMTKNRSSFLKHDKSRFEEFIMSPYKKVAGGTLTPIQLINRAFKVMKLKPNKNIEETLLQKQWESLVESIQSKSNCLLSNAVSICDVSASMDGDPMLAAIGLTLMTLEKSNPPWNNICITFSEHPQFHKVNPDITFIEKVNSLKNMIWDANTNFDAVFDLILDLAKKNNLKQSEMPSILLVFTDMEFDEAFHKPNKTNFENAKQKFEANNYEMPNVVFWNLRAKAKGKETSPVQKDENGVLLLSGYSSKMLSYILDFTDDNFAEDISHKLTPEEFLNQVVNDERYSNLVIYD
- the LOC126265542 gene encoding uncharacterized protein LOC126265542 isoform X2, with protein sequence MMEVDNSSDPGGAENTHEEKTHRKFIDYVLDQENFVTHITEEDLKNTIGYSNQKINSQTITQNEEEKIVYMETVPFVEAALKEAEKTRTENGAVTFSTTGGACLDFYLNIMEGSKGNQTLDLLQKAWDESPLSAFKLVASLRDIKKGKGIRTQYQYCLYWLYNNHPLTLYNNLEELVTFGYWKDLLHFIMTICFNGFVPTYLVGDDCGKKSKKNIFTNDEYSLKVLEYFGQPGCIYPKEEIEQLNTIREQIRNFKSIARKKEKQMNNNVRCFPFFGTK